In the genome of Bacteroidales bacterium, the window ACTTTAGCTCACTTTACTCTAGGCACTTTAGCTCACTTTATGAACTTTTAATTTGAACAGAACTTCTACTTCTGTATTTTCGCGTCAGGAAATGAAAATGGAATTATGGCGGCTACTCAGCTGATTGACACTTACAGGCACCAGGGCTTAAGGCAAAAACTCACTGCATTGCTTCGACAAAAAGGGATTAAGGACGAAAACGTACTTAAAGCCATTAACACTATCCCCAGACATTATTTTTTTGATTCTTCTTTTCTTGAATATGCCTATGAGGATAAGGCATTTCCCATTGGATCAGGCCAGACAATTTCTCAGCCTTACACTGTTGCATTTCAGAGTGAGTTATTGCAGGTCAAGCCAACAATGAGGATACTGGAGATAGGCACCGGATCGGGTTATCAGTCATGTATTCTTGCAGAGATGGGGGCCAAGGTTTACACTATTGAACGACAAAAACTGCTTTACGATAAAACGAAATTGCTGTTACCTAAGATGCATTTTCGGATCAGGCCCTTTTTCGGGGATGGATATAAGGGTTTACCGGCCCATGCTCCATTCGACAGGATACTGATTACTGCTGCAGCTCCTTCAATTCCGGAAGCACTCATTGCTCAGCTTAAGGTTGGAGGCATTATGGTAGTCCCGGTAGGTGATGATACCCAGATTATGCACCGACTTATCAGGATTAGTGAGAAAGAGGTGATCTCTGAACAGCATGGAAATTTCAGGTTTGTTCCGATGTTAAACGATAGGGCAAACGATATCTGATAAGATTCAAAGTCTGTAACTGCCTAAGAAGTTTGCCATAAAAATTTAACCAGCCAGCAATAATTATTGAATCCAGCGGACTTTAATACTCTTCATAATTTGTTTAGCTGTTGTCAGGGTAGAAATATCCTTTGTTAATGAACCATCTTTCCCTGCATAATGCCCATGCCCAACAGGGGTTAGTTCTACCCATTCACCGGAAGTTGATGGGTTCAGCTTCGCGGAATACACCAATGAGGGCTGGCAGGAGGTTTTATAATCCTTATCATCAGGATATAACCCATTTGTCCAATACTCATTCCAATCCCAGGTTTGATTGACTTCAAGCAAGAGAATCACTTCCCCCGGTAGCAATTGATCCGAACGTGACTGTAAGTTAAAACTTCCTTTAGGTGTTGCACCAGAGTATGCATCAGGAACAGGATTTTCCGGCGATGGGGTAAATAAACCATCTGTGGCTTTTACCCCTCTTTTATGAGACCAATAGGGTAATGCAGCCGGGCGCCTGACCTCTCCCGGTTTCCAGGTACCCTCTGATTTATCTCCATAGGTAAAAACACCCTGGCCTATTGCCCGGGTGACAAAAAGGGTTTGAACATATTTTCCATCAGTATCTTCAAGCCAGATAGCAAAAGTCGGATGGTTATGGGATTTCCCCCTGAAAACTTCAATCTCAATTTTCTGCCCTGTACCAGCAATGTTGCTGGTAATTTTTTCAGGAACATCAGTGGCTGATTTCCGACTATTTTTTCCTTCACCTGATGAAGTACAGGCATTAAATGCAGGGATAAGTGAAATCAGCAATAATGCTAAACTTATGGATTTATAAGTGGATGTTATCATTTCCTTATGCTTTGGATTTCTGATTGTTATATTTCAACAATTATTCCTATTGCAGGTAAAACAGTACCTGATTCATTCTGAAGGTATTTCAACTGATACCTGGATGGGTCTTCAGGATCTGTCAGGGGGATTCCACTGGCATCACGCACCTGCACAAGGTTTGGAGCACCTTCTGATTTAAAGTTATAAAGATTCTGAATATCCAGGTATATGTTAAGTGACCACTTTTTAAAGAAAAACTCCTTATCTACCCGAAGGTCCAATTGATGAAATCCTGAAAGCCTTTGAGTATTATATTGCTGATAATCAAAGTATCCCTGGCCCTGGACATTCCAGGCACTAATAAGTGAGGAACGATCGAGATCATATGGTGTATAAGGGGCTCCGCCAACGAACCTCCACTTCATTCCTATTTCCCAGTTTTTACCAAGATTGGCAAATCCTGTAACGTTAATAATGTGACGATTATCCCAGGCACTCGGAATGTACTCTCCTTTACTATTTTCTGAGGAAGAGCGCACCAGGGTATATGAAACGGTAAGATCTACATTTTTCATGATCTTATCTTTATAATAAACCTCGAGTCCATAGGCTTTACCTTTTACTGAAGAAGTAACCTCCTCATTTCCATAAACCCCAAAATCAGCAGGTTTACTTGCTATTGAAACCGAATCCTTCACAGAGAAAGGATAGTTTGAATACCATTTATAAAACCCTTCAAAGGTGAGTTTTGAAACAGGATTCCTCTGATATTCAATCCCAGCAACCAGGTGATCAGCCTGAATGTAAGTGATGCCATTGGCTTTATTCAGAAGTTTACCATCGGATGCCCTAAATCCCAGCATTGTATAAGAAGGAAGCTGGAAATACCGGCCAGCATTGAAATTCATCCTGAACTTCTCTGTAATAGAGTAAGAAGCTGAGAACCGCGGTGAAAACTGATCAAGCGGGTTCATCATCTGATCAGAATAGGTAGAAGCATCCAATCTCACACCTAATGAAAGATTGAGCCGCTCACCGAAATAACCCCTGCTAACTTGTGAAAAGAGATTCCACTTTAAGAAGTCCAGTTCTGAATTGTAACGGATAGAAGTGATGGTATCAGAGGCCATTGGAATGAAGACCCTCTGAAACGTATTATTATTATATTTTGCCTGCTCTATTCCACCACCGATTGTGACTTTGTAGCCATTCTTCCGAATAATATCCTCATACCTGGCTTTATTTTCTATTTCCTGGGAAGTATATTGAAGATTCAACTTATCAGGATTGTCATCTTCGTTGGATTCATATTTGAAAGCTTCATTATTCAGCATATTTCGACTTAATACAAAAGTGCCATATGAATTTTTCCTGTAATGGCGATACACCGCTCCAATGGCATAATTCCACTGATTGTTTACTGGCAGGTAATCTAAAATAAATTGCTGATCTTCTGTTGGTTCCTTGATCCCCATATTCAATTTAAGCTTATCCAGGGCTCCAATACTGATGATAGTCAGTTCATTTTTCTGGTTGAACTTTGTTTTAACTTTCACCTGGTAATCATTGAAAGTAGGAAGGAAAGGCAATCCTATGGCGCTGAACAGAAATTGAAGATATGAACGTCTGACAGATAAAAGAAAGCTTGTTTTTTCAGTGAGCGGGCCATTGGCACTCAGGGCAGCCTCACTGGCACCTAATGTTGCCCGGTAAACAACCTTATCAGGATTACCGTCGATGAGTTTCATATCCAACACCGAACTGAGCGCATTCCCCCTGCTTGCCGGGAAAGCACCGGTATAAAGATCCACTTCCCTGAGAAAATCTGTATTAATGATTCCAACAGGGCCACCCGATGCGCCTTGTGTGGCAAAATGGTTCAAATTAGGAATTTCTATCCCATCCAGTAGGAATTTATTCTCAGAAGGCCCGCCACCCCTGACAATGATATCATTTCGGAAAGACACTGAAGATGCAACACCAGGTAAGGATTGAATTACTTTAGAAATGTCACGGTTAGCTCCCGGGCTCTTTTCAATCTCAGATATTCCCAACGATTTCAGAGAAACCGGGCTTTCTTCTACCCTTTTGAATACAGATGCCTTGATCTCAACTTTACTCAATTGTATTGGTTTCTCAAGCATCGGAATATCAATGAAGACCGTTTTGGCATTGGTGATAAGAATCTCCTCAGTAGTAACATTCTCAAATCCAACTGCTGTTGATGTCAATTTTATATACCCTGGATTTAACCCGGTGAAAAGGAAATTACCATCCATATCACTCACCGAACCAATGGTTGTACCGGCAATGATGATATTGGTGAAGGGTAAAGGTTCATTATTCTTGACATTGAACACCCGGCCTTTGAGTGTCCCATTCTGCGCAACTCCCTGCACCAGGCTTAAGATGAGTAGAAACGACAAAAGAAATGTAATTCTCATGAATAAATTTTGTTTAATGTTTTTGTCAAATACTTATACAATAGTTAAACAGCAAAAATTAGAAATGGTTTTACAAATTTGAAAAAAAAGCAAAATAAAAAACAAAAGCAGACAAATTGCATCCAGGAGAATTCCGGATCGTACATTCTGTTGAATTATTCTTATAAGGAAGTAAAAAGCTTAAGAAAAGCCAGCGAATACCTATTGTTTAACATTCATCTGCACCTGCACCTGCGTAGCAATACTATCCTGCACCACAACAGGTTTAAGATCAGGTGCAGCAAAAGTACCGGATCCATACCACCCTAAGAAGTCACCGGAACTGATGGTAATACTGTTATCCATATCTTTCCATACATCAAGGTAATATACACCGGGGGTAACCGCAGGGAAACGGAAACTTACAATGGATCCGAAACCAAAAACATTGACGCTATCTGACGATATACCGGCTGCCCTGTTAGCCAGAGAAGTAAACAGCCTAACCCTGGCTTCTGAGAGGTCCTGGTTGATCCCTGCAGGGAAACTGGCAGTTCCTGTTATTTCTGTCTTACCGGAAGGAAGGACAAAAATACTGACACTGTCAATGGTTTGATTTCCTGAAGGATCGGTAACCCTGACAATAGCGTTGTATTTTCCACCATTTAAAGGTGCCAGCCAATAAACTGAATCCCCATAACCTGTTATCACACCTCCGGTAGTTGTGAAAGAGTAAACCAACTCGTCACCATCTTCATCATAAGCATTGGTAACAACAAGGGCAATACCTCCTGAAGTGATGGTATCCGGGGTTACTTTTACCCAATCAATTACAGGGATGGTTTCCACCTCCTCTTTACAACCAGAAAATGAAAAAACTGAAATTAAAACCAGACTGGCGATGGCTATTATTGTAGTATTAAGGAAGTGTTTCATAAGTATCCTGATTAGCAATGCAAAGTAATTAAAAATAGTGCTAAGGGCAGAGTTAAATCTGATAAATTTTATTGTTATTAATCTTTAATGGTTGCCCTTGATGAAATTGCGCTCAACATATAAATAAGATTTTTATCCTGACCATCTTCCCCTTCCAGCCATTCGATCTGTATACCATTCTTTTCCATCCTGCGAAACCATGTCATCTGGCGTTTGGCAAACTGGTGGATGGCTGTACGAAGCAGGCCTGACATCTGCTCAAAATCCAGTTCACCCTGGATAAACCTTGTAATATAGTTATACTCCAAACCGTAGTTTTTGAGCATCATTGGGTCCACACCTTTTTCCAGAAGTCCTTTGACTTCTTCAATCATACCATTTTCAAGCCTGCTTTTCAACCGCAAACTAATCCTCTCACGAATAATCTTTCGGTCGAAACGTAGCCCGAATACCAGGGAATCGGAAAAATCAAACTTTTTCACCGCAGGCCCGGATTTGCCATAGGTTTCAATTTCAAGGGCCCTGATCATCCTTGCCCGGTCCAATACATCTGTTGTGTTATGCAATTTCCTTTTCTGTGAAAGCAAACCAATGATTTCAGCATCTGACAGCTCATCCATACGATTGCGAAATTCTTGATTCATAGGCACTTCCGAGAAAGTATAGCCTTTGATAAGTGCTTCCAGGTACAAACCTGTACCACCACACACGATAGGAATTTTGTTTTTTTGGACTATGGTTTCATAAGCCGAATCAAATTCCCTGAGAAATGTGAATACGCTGTACTCAGTTCCCGGATCCGCCACATCAATCAGGTGAGCTTTTATTTTTTTTCCTTTAACTATATAGTCTGACCAATCTTTTCCTGTTCCTATATCCATTCCTCTGAAGACCTGGCGTGAATCGGCACTGATCACTTCCCCGTCCAGGTTATGTGCAAGCCTGGCAGCAAGAAGGGTTTTACCTACCGCAGTTGGACCCAATAGAATGATCAACGGTTTCTTAGGTTTAAGCATGGTTGAATACATTTATTAGAAGACGTTCACAAGAATCAAAACAGCTGTAAGTTATTTTAGTTTGTATGAAAAAAAGAAAGCAAAACCAGCTTTAAAGAATTCGATTATACAACTATTCTAGTATTCATTCAACATCAAAAAGCCATATTTCACTAACGCAAAATTCAGGTTTCTATTTTTTCAGCTTCGGGTATGCATCCCAATGTTTCTTTCTGTAATAGGTTTCAGCATCGGCAAGGTAATTCCTGATCCTGTTGATTTCTGGGATTGATGACTCAATAAATGAAAATTCTGATGGGATTTCAAATTCTGCATCCGTTTTCGTATCAACCTTTAAGCGTTCCAGTAATTCAATTAATGATTTCTCTCCGTTCAATGGTTCATGGGAGTCCTGCTCTTTTAGATACTGCAATATACGAAGCCCATCCAGTTTTTCATGGCAGGCCCTGGTAAACTGTTCCCTGGTCCTGGAGTTTCTCCGAAGGGCATCCCATGGCAATTCACCTTGACGTAAAAGCAGAAAGTCATCAAGAGGGGTTTCAACATCACTCTCGTATAACCTTGCAAATAGCTTACATGTTTCATCAATCGCCATAAATAACTTCATATTGTAGATTGGATAGCTGCTCCAATCCCCACTCATCCCTTTGATTAGTGCAGGCCCTGTTCCAAAATAAACCCTTTCCGATAACCTGGCAGCAGGTAGTACCTTTTCTTCATTCCAATGCAGAATAGCTCCGGCTTTCACTAGTTTTTGAAGAAAATAAAAATCCTCTCCACTCATTTTTGGTGTCATTCCACCGATTTTTCGGTATGCCCATACCGGTAAAGCGATGGCAGAACCCAGGGCCGTAAAGCAATAAGGATTGTTTATTCTCCATAGGTTCACGGCATAGGACCGCATATAAATCTCATATCGTAACATTGCCCTGTCCAGTTTCGAATCACCGGTTAAGGGGTGATAATAGGGAATGGAAAGCGCATTAATGCCTGGATTCAATGTAAAATTCGTCAGAATAGTTTCTAAGTACCTGCATCCAAATACAGTATCTGCATCCATACTGAGAATGATATCCTCTGGTTCTGATTCACCAGAAATCAGGTCCATCAATGTCTTCCGCGCCCAGCCTATTCCATGTTTTTTGCCTTTCCAACCAGATCCGGGTGAAGAATAATCCAATAAAATAATACGTGGATCATTTAACGATGACAAGTAATTAAGAGTATCCCGGTTACTTTCGCAAACTCGCCTATGCGCGGAATCGTCCCACCATTCATCCGGTTGATTTACACATATATAAAGATTGTAGTCTGTAAAAGTCTGTTTATGAAGGGCATCCATCAATAAAGGCAATGTATTCCACTCATCCAGAACAGGTAAAGCTATATGTAGTCTGGATTTTTTCATTTACAACTTTCAAATACATGCAAAAAATTAAATATCTTTGGATTTAGGTCCGTGAATTGAACTTCAAAAGTAAATCATTTGTTTATATAGAAAAGCCCTCTGGATGGAATCAAACGAAGTACTTGACAGCTTGCCCCGCCATCTGCTGAGCCTGGTGATTGAGCAGCCTTACAATGATTACACTGCCCAGGACCATGCAGTATGGCGTTATGTTATGAGGCAGAATGTCAGGTATTTGCCTCATGTTGCCCATTCATCCTATCTGGATGGACTGAGAAAGACAGGCATCAGCATTGATTACATTCCACACATGTATGGGATGAATCGCATACTTAAAGAGATTGGCTGGGCTGCTGTTGCAGTGGATGGCTTTATCCCTCCGGCAGCATTCATGGAATTCCAGGCCTATAATGTACTTGTTATCGCAGCTGATATCAGGCCTGTGGACCAGGTTTCCTATACTCCTGCTCCTGATATCATTCATGAAGCAGCAGGTCATGCACCCATCATTGCTGATTCTCAATATGCTTCTTACCTCAGGGAATTTGGTAAAACCGGTGCCAAAGCTTTTGCATCCAGGTATGATGACCAGATTTATGAGGCTATCCGACATTTATCCATTCTAAAAGCTGACCCATATTCAAGTTCTGACAATATTGAGCAGGCAGAGAAAGAATTGGAAATACTAAGTCAGGCATCTTCAGGCCCTTCTGAAATGGCTTTGTTGAGAAATCTCCACTGGTGGACTGTGGAATATGGGCTCATTGGGGAGATGAACAATCCCAAAATATATGGAGCCGGCCTGTTATCCTCTATTGGTGAAAGTTATAGTTGCTTGCAGGATAATGTTAAAAAAATCCCATACAGTATCGAAGCCAAAGATGTAAATTTTGATATCACCACCCGTCAGCCGCAACTTTTTGTAACCCCGGATTTCGATGAATTGAATAAGGTGCT includes:
- a CDS encoding protein-L-isoaspartate(D-aspartate) O-methyltransferase gives rise to the protein MAATQLIDTYRHQGLRQKLTALLRQKGIKDENVLKAINTIPRHYFFDSSFLEYAYEDKAFPIGSGQTISQPYTVAFQSELLQVKPTMRILEIGTGSGYQSCILAEMGAKVYTIERQKLLYDKTKLLLPKMHFRIRPFFGDGYKGLPAHAPFDRILITAAAPSIPEALIAQLKVGGIMVVPVGDDTQIMHRLIRISEKEVISEQHGNFRFVPMLNDRANDI
- a CDS encoding TonB-dependent receptor; the encoded protein is MRITFLLSFLLILSLVQGVAQNGTLKGRVFNVKNNEPLPFTNIIIAGTTIGSVSDMDGNFLFTGLNPGYIKLTSTAVGFENVTTEEILITNAKTVFIDIPMLEKPIQLSKVEIKASVFKRVEESPVSLKSLGISEIEKSPGANRDISKVIQSLPGVASSVSFRNDIIVRGGGPSENKFLLDGIEIPNLNHFATQGASGGPVGIINTDFLREVDLYTGAFPASRGNALSSVLDMKLIDGNPDKVVYRATLGASEAALSANGPLTEKTSFLLSVRRSYLQFLFSAIGLPFLPTFNDYQVKVKTKFNQKNELTIISIGALDKLKLNMGIKEPTEDQQFILDYLPVNNQWNYAIGAVYRHYRKNSYGTFVLSRNMLNNEAFKYESNEDDNPDKLNLQYTSQEIENKARYEDIIRKNGYKVTIGGGIEQAKYNNNTFQRVFIPMASDTITSIRYNSELDFLKWNLFSQVSRGYFGERLNLSLGVRLDASTYSDQMMNPLDQFSPRFSASYSITEKFRMNFNAGRYFQLPSYTMLGFRASDGKLLNKANGITYIQADHLVAGIEYQRNPVSKLTFEGFYKWYSNYPFSVKDSVSIASKPADFGVYGNEEVTSSVKGKAYGLEVYYKDKIMKNVDLTVSYTLVRSSSENSKGEYIPSAWDNRHIINVTGFANLGKNWEIGMKWRFVGGAPYTPYDLDRSSLISAWNVQGQGYFDYQQYNTQRLSGFHQLDLRVDKEFFFKKWSLNIYLDIQNLYNFKSEGAPNLVQVRDASGIPLTDPEDPSRYQLKYLQNESGTVLPAIGIIVEI
- the miaA gene encoding tRNA (adenosine(37)-N6)-dimethylallyltransferase MiaA; protein product: MLKPKKPLIILLGPTAVGKTLLAARLAHNLDGEVISADSRQVFRGMDIGTGKDWSDYIVKGKKIKAHLIDVADPGTEYSVFTFLREFDSAYETIVQKNKIPIVCGGTGLYLEALIKGYTFSEVPMNQEFRNRMDELSDAEIIGLLSQKRKLHNTTDVLDRARMIRALEIETYGKSGPAVKKFDFSDSLVFGLRFDRKIIRERISLRLKSRLENGMIEEVKGLLEKGVDPMMLKNYGLEYNYITRFIQGELDFEQMSGLLRTAIHQFAKRQMTWFRRMEKNGIQIEWLEGEDGQDKNLIYMLSAISSRATIKD